The following proteins come from a genomic window of Shinella zoogloeoides:
- a CDS encoding dimethylsulfoniopropionate lyase — protein MTRSDALQGFLDAAFTAFDQFATDPQGRRSVAQIFTQLKTPQPERTGSGKRLPVCDRHLDAALAVEIGQPALTRLIHRFKMLEPLLEWKERPNHDGTASENFAANHANAMIVGPGALENRRDIWLGVSLLAPNTRYPDHDHAPEETYLVLSEGEFQHGDSDWFSPGIGGSFYNPPGIRHAMRSGESPLFALWALLPDQTKQ, from the coding sequence ATGACACGCAGCGACGCATTGCAGGGGTTCCTCGACGCGGCCTTTACAGCCTTCGATCAGTTCGCAACGGATCCGCAGGGGCGCCGGTCCGTCGCGCAGATATTCACCCAATTGAAAACGCCCCAGCCGGAGCGAACGGGCAGCGGAAAGCGCCTTCCCGTTTGCGATCGTCATCTCGACGCCGCCCTTGCCGTGGAGATCGGGCAGCCCGCGCTCACCCGGCTGATCCATCGGTTCAAGATGCTGGAGCCTCTGCTGGAATGGAAGGAGCGGCCGAACCACGATGGCACGGCGAGCGAAAACTTTGCGGCGAACCATGCCAATGCGATGATCGTCGGCCCCGGCGCCCTTGAAAACCGTCGGGACATATGGCTTGGCGTCAGCCTTCTGGCGCCGAACACACGCTACCCCGATCATGACCACGCGCCGGAGGAAACCTATCTCGTGCTGTCGGAGGGCGAGTTCCAGCACGGCGACAGCGACTGGTTTTCACCCGGCATCGGCGGGTCCTTCTACAATCCCCCAGGCATTCGCCACGCCATGCGCTCGGGCGAAAGCCCGCTCTTCGCCCTATGGGCCTTGCTGCCCGACCAGACGAAACAATGA
- a CDS encoding electron transfer flavoprotein subunit beta/FixA family protein: protein MKILVPVKRVVDYNVKIRVKSDGSGVELANVKMSMNPFDEISVEEALRLKEAGKAEEVVVVSIGPAKAEETLRTALAMGADRAVLVETDDAVEPLAVAKILKGVTEAEQPGLVIVGKQAIDDDSNQTGQMLSALLGWAQATFASKVEIGDGKAEVTREVDGGLQTIEVKLPAVVTTDLRLNEPRYASLPNIMKAKKKPLDKKTPADFGVDTSPRLKVLKTEEPSGRKAGVKVKSVAELVDKLKNEAGVL, encoded by the coding sequence ATGAAAATCCTGGTCCCTGTAAAGCGGGTCGTTGATTACAACGTTAAGATCCGCGTGAAGTCCGACGGCTCTGGTGTCGAGCTTGCGAACGTCAAGATGTCGATGAACCCGTTCGACGAGATCTCTGTGGAAGAGGCGCTTCGTCTGAAGGAAGCCGGCAAGGCGGAGGAAGTGGTGGTGGTGTCGATCGGCCCTGCGAAGGCCGAGGAGACGCTGCGCACCGCGCTCGCCATGGGCGCCGACCGGGCGGTGCTGGTCGAGACGGACGACGCCGTCGAGCCGCTGGCCGTCGCCAAGATCCTCAAGGGCGTGACGGAAGCCGAACAGCCCGGCCTCGTCATTGTCGGCAAGCAGGCGATCGACGACGATTCGAACCAGACCGGCCAGATGCTGTCGGCCCTGCTTGGCTGGGCCCAGGCGACCTTCGCCTCGAAGGTCGAGATCGGCGACGGCAAGGCCGAGGTCACGCGCGAGGTCGACGGTGGCCTGCAGACGATCGAGGTCAAGCTGCCGGCCGTGGTCACCACCGACCTTCGCCTCAACGAGCCGCGCTATGCCTCGCTGCCGAACATCATGAAGGCGAAGAAGAAGCCGCTCGACAAGAAGACGCCGGCAGACTTCGGCGTCGACACGAGCCCGCGCCTCAAGGTGCTGAAGACCGAGGAGCCGTCGGGCCGCAAGGCAGGCGTCAAGGTCAAGAGCGTCGCCGAACTCGTCGACAAGCTCAAGAACGAAGCCGGCGTGCTCTAA